Below is a genomic region from Nitratidesulfovibrio sp..
TGACGTTTGCGACCCTTGGATAGTAGCGCGCGCCGGGAAAATGGCAACCCCACGCGCTGTCGGTGGCGGCGGCACTCCTCATCCCTTATGCGCTCCGCGCCATGCCTTTTCGTGTCGGGCCGGATTCGGTCCGGAGCCTGTCCGGAGTCATAACGCCACCGGGGCGATACCGGCTGGTATCCGGTGACCCGGCAATCAGGATGCATTCAGGGGGATTCAGCGCCCGGCGTAGCGGATGCGGTAGATGGCCCCGGCATAGTCGTCGGCCACCAGCAGCGAGCCGTCCGGCAGCATCAGCAGGGCTGCGGGCCTTCCCCACGGGGAGCCGCCGCGCAGCCAGCCTTCCGCGAAGGGTTCGTAGGACACGGCCCGCCCCCCTTCCAGCCGCACCAGCGTCACCCGATAGCCGATGCGCGCGGAACGGTTCCAGGAACCATGTTCCGCGATGAACACCTGCCCCCGATATTCGGCGGGAAACTGCCGCCCGGTGTAGAAGACCATGCCCAGCGAGGCCACGTGCGGCCCAAGGTTGCGCGCGGGGGGCGTGGCGGCGGCGCAGCTGCCGAGGCTGCCATATTCCGGATCGGCAATGGTGCCGCCGTGGCAGTACGGAAAGCCGAAGTCCAGCCCCGCCGCGGGGGCGTGGTTCAGTTCGTCGGGGGGCAGATCGTCACCCAGCCAGTCGCGACCATTGTCGGTGAACCACAGTTCGCGGGTTTCCGGGTGCCAGTCGAACCCCACGGTGTTGCGCACCCCGCGCGCGAACACCTCTTCGTCGGTGCCGTCGGGCCGCATGCGCAGGATGACGCCGTGGCGCGGGCCGGTGCGGCAGATGTTGCAGGGCGCGCCCACGGGTACGTAGAGCAGGCCGTCCGGCCCGAAGCCCAGCACCTTGGCGCCGTGGTGCGTTTCCGACGGCAGGTCGGCGCGCACGACGGTCGGTGACGGCGGCGGGGAGGTCCGGTCGGATGCCGGGGCGGCAAGGACGGTCGACGGGGAGCCGGTCTGGGCATGCGCCCATTCCTCCACCCGGTCGTAGCGCAGCAGGCGCGACACGGCGGACACGTACAGCGCCCCCTTGTGAAAGGCCACCCCGGCGGGCAGCGCCAGCCCCTCCGCAAGGCGCAACACGCGCATGGGGCGCAGCGTGTCATCCAGGGGAAGGGCGTGCACCTGCCCCGCGCGCATGGAGCCAACGAACAGGGTGCGCGTGCCAAGGGCCATCTGCCGGCCGTTGGGCACCCGGGCGTACAGTTCCACCGTGAAGCCCGGCGGCAGGCGCAGTTCCCCCAGGGGCAGGTCGTCGGGCACGGCCAGCGCGGCCGGGGCCGGGGGCGCCA
It encodes:
- a CDS encoding PQQ-dependent sugar dehydrogenase, whose translation is MRLLGLIRLTRLIGLLGRLRPNRLAVCIMPAMAIWLVAVFWLMTPPGSAWATTSDPVRTGLPLAAPRPLVALSVAPPAPAALAVPDDLPLGELRLPPGFTVELYARVPNGRQMALGTRTLFVGSMRAGQVHALPLDDTLRPMRVLRLAEGLALPAGVAFHKGALYVSAVSRLLRYDRVEEWAHAQTGSPSTVLAAPASDRTSPPPSPTVVRADLPSETHHGAKVLGFGPDGLLYVPVGAPCNICRTGPRHGVILRMRPDGTDEEVFARGVRNTVGFDWHPETRELWFTDNGRDWLGDDLPPDELNHAPAAGLDFGFPYCHGGTIADPEYGSLGSCAAATPPARNLGPHVASLGMVFYTGRQFPAEYRGQVFIAEHGSWNRSARIGYRVTLVRLEGGRAVSYEPFAEGWLRGGSPWGRPAALLMLPDGSLLVADDYAGAIYRIRYAGR